The nucleotide sequence TTTGCGCGCAAAGCCCATTTCGTGGGTCACGCACATCATGGTCATGCCTTCGTGGGCCAGTTGCACCATGACGTCCAGTACTTCGTTGACCATTTCCGGGTCGAGGGCCGAGGTCGGTTCGTCGAACAGCATGACGATCGGGTCCATGGCCAGCGCACGGGCAATCGCCACACGCTGCTGTTGGCCGCCGGAAAGCTGGCCCGGATGCTTGTGGGCATGTTCCGACAGGCCTACGCGGTCGAGCAGTTGCAGGCCTTTCTTGGTGGCTTCTTCCTTGCTGCGCCCCAACACCTTGATCTGAGCGATGGTCAGGTTCTCGGTGATGGTCAGGTGCGGGAACAGCTCGAAGTGCTGGAACACCATGCCCACGCGCGAGCGCAGTTTCGGCAGGTTGGTCTTCGGATCGGCGATGGAGGTGCCGTCGACCACGACGTCGCCTTTCTGAAACGGTTCCAGCGCGTTGACGCACTTGATCAGCGTGGACTTGCCAGAACCGGACGGCCCGCACACTACGATCACTTCGCCCTTTTTAACTTCGGTGCTGCAGTCAGTCAGCACTTGGAAGTCGCCATACCACTTGTTGATATTCTTGATAGAGATCATACGGCAAACCTTTTTTGCAGACGCTTGACCAGCACCGAGGCGGCGAAGCTGATGATGAAGTAGACGACACCGGCAAAGATCAGGAACTCGTGGGAGCGTCCGATGATGTCGCCGTTGGCACGGGCGGAGTTGAGGAAGTCCACCAGACCCACGGTGTACACCAGCGAGGTGTCCTGGAACAGAATGATGCTCTGTTGCAGCAACAGCGGGGTCATCTTGCGAAATGCCTGGGGCAGGATGATCAGGCGCATGGTCTGGCCGTAGGTCATGCCCATGGCTTGCGCCGCGGCCATCTGGCCCTTGGGAATCGACTGCACGCCGGCGCGGACGATTTCGCAGAAGTACGCGGCTTCGAACATCATGAAGGCCACGACGCAGGAGGTGAAGGCACCGATCGGCGTGTCTTCCCCAGTGATCCAGCGCAACACGAACGGCACCGCCAGGTAGAACCAGGTGATCACCAGCAGCAGCGGGATCGAGCGGAAGTAGTTCACATAGGCGCCGGCCACACTGGACAGCAGCTTGCTGGAGGACAGGCGCATCAGCGCCAGGATCGTGCCGAGGATGAT is from Pseudomonas mucidolens and encodes:
- a CDS encoding amino acid ABC transporter permease codes for the protein MELDFSGIIPAIPGLWNGMVMTLKLMVMGVIGGIILGTILALMRLSSSKLLSSVAGAYVNYFRSIPLLLVITWFYLAVPFVLRWITGEDTPIGAFTSCVVAFMMFEAAYFCEIVRAGVQSIPKGQMAAAQAMGMTYGQTMRLIILPQAFRKMTPLLLQQSIILFQDTSLVYTVGLVDFLNSARANGDIIGRSHEFLIFAGVVYFIISFAASVLVKRLQKRFAV
- a CDS encoding amino acid ABC transporter ATP-binding protein: MISIKNINKWYGDFQVLTDCSTEVKKGEVIVVCGPSGSGKSTLIKCVNALEPFQKGDVVVDGTSIADPKTNLPKLRSRVGMVFQHFELFPHLTITENLTIAQIKVLGRSKEEATKKGLQLLDRVGLSEHAHKHPGQLSGGQQQRVAIARALAMDPIVMLFDEPTSALDPEMVNEVLDVMVQLAHEGMTMMCVTHEMGFARKVADRVIFMDKGQIIEDCEKEEFFGDVSARSERAQHFLEKILQH